Proteins found in one Gloeocapsopsis sp. IPPAS B-1203 genomic segment:
- a CDS encoding IS630 family transposase translates to MRVQYWHEIGQVQLENLVFVDETGSNLAMTRRYARSRRGSRAYDHAPYGRGQNLTLIGAIALRGLIGEITFPGATDALAFKTYVTQVLAPNLWTGACVVMDNLPAHKVAGIREAIESVGATVIYLSPYSPDFSPIENCWSKLKEFLRALFGTHLCTVRPSNHRGSSGSYYPRYYRLVYSLLLLYFTHLRTAVRR, encoded by the coding sequence TTGCGAGTTCAGTATTGGCATGAGATTGGTCAAGTGCAACTAGAAAACTTGGTATTTGTAGATGAAACAGGCTCCAACTTGGCAATGACACGGCGCTATGCTCGTTCTCGCCGAGGTAGCCGCGCTTACGACCACGCTCCTTACGGGCGCGGACAAAATCTAACACTGATTGGTGCAATCGCTCTACGGGGGCTGATAGGGGAAATTACTTTTCCCGGTGCAACGGATGCCCTCGCCTTCAAAACCTATGTGACTCAGGTATTAGCGCCTAATCTTTGGACTGGGGCGTGTGTAGTTATGGATAACTTGCCTGCCCACAAAGTTGCTGGTATCCGCGAGGCAATTGAATCCGTTGGCGCAACAGTTATCTATCTGTCTCCCTACTCGCCAGATTTTTCGCCGATTGAAAACTGTTGGTCAAAGCTTAAAGAGTTTCTCCGTGCACTCTTCGGCACGCACCTATGCACAGTTAGACCAAGCAATCACCGAGGCTCTAGTGGCAGTTACTACCCAAGATATTATCGGTTGGTTTACTCATTGCTGTTGCTATATTTCACCCACTTGAGAACTGCTGTAAGAAGGTGA
- the hemJ gene encoding protoporphyrinogen oxidase HemJ, producing MAYYWFKAFHLVGIVVWFAGLFYLVRLFIYHVEANEQPEPAQTILKNQYQLMEQRLYNIITTPGMLVTVAMAIGLISTEPDVLKQGWLHIKLLFVVLLIGYHHYCKRLMKQLAKNECRWSSQQLRALNEAPTVFLVAIVLLAVFKNNLPTDITAWGILAMIVAMAATIQLYARKRRLDKEKVMAQAQE from the coding sequence ATGGCTTATTACTGGTTTAAAGCATTTCATCTTGTCGGTATTGTTGTTTGGTTTGCCGGATTATTCTACTTAGTTCGCTTGTTTATCTATCATGTTGAGGCAAATGAGCAACCAGAACCTGCTCAAACAATTCTCAAAAATCAATATCAACTGATGGAACAGCGACTGTATAACATCATTACGACACCAGGAATGCTAGTGACAGTCGCAATGGCAATTGGGTTAATCAGCACTGAACCCGACGTTCTTAAACAAGGTTGGTTGCACATTAAGTTGCTCTTTGTTGTCTTGTTGATTGGCTATCATCACTATTGCAAACGGCTAATGAAGCAATTAGCAAAAAATGAATGTCGTTGGAGTAGTCAGCAGTTGCGTGCTTTAAATGAAGCGCCTACAGTGTTTCTCGTCGCAATTGTCTTACTAGCTGTATTTAAAAACAATTTACCTACAGATATTACAGCGTGGGGAATTTTAGCGATGATCGTCGCGATGGCAGCTACAATCCAACTCTATGCCAGAAAGCGCAGACTCGATAAAGAAAAAGTGATGGCACAAGCGCAAGAGTAA
- a CDS encoding THUMP domain-containing protein, whose protein sequence is MNSKYFATVQRGLEPVAAQELERLGAKEVRPDFTGVHFVGDRTTLYRVNLWARTIFKVLVPIQEFDCPNSDILYQEVQKIAWDEYLKPNNTLAVNCTGGNQKLNHTHFTALQVKNAIVDQQRLKFGQRSSIDLHNPDLTINVHIHQDRCTLSLDSSGTSLHRRGYRQAMGAAPLKETLAAALLDMAEWKTNTPFLDPFCGSGTLPIEAALKALNIAPGLFRPKFSFQNFPDFDPQLWEQLLKEAQNSRLSELPAPIWGSDRDPHILAQARSNAQRCGIEHQIKLAQTELSQLEAPADCGIIICNPPYGERIGETKELGTLYKTLGDVLKQRFTGWTAFVLTGNKELAKKVGLKAARRIPVFNGALACTLLKYELY, encoded by the coding sequence TTGAATTCTAAATACTTTGCGACAGTACAACGCGGGCTAGAACCCGTTGCGGCCCAAGAATTGGAAAGATTAGGGGCAAAAGAAGTACGTCCTGATTTTACTGGGGTGCATTTCGTTGGCGATCGCACAACACTATACCGCGTTAATCTTTGGGCAAGAACAATTTTTAAGGTGCTAGTGCCAATTCAAGAATTTGACTGCCCTAACTCAGATATTTTATATCAAGAAGTGCAGAAAATTGCTTGGGATGAGTATCTCAAACCTAACAACACACTAGCGGTAAACTGCACAGGTGGTAATCAAAAGCTCAACCATACCCACTTCACAGCACTACAAGTCAAAAACGCTATTGTCGATCAACAACGCCTTAAATTTGGTCAAAGATCGAGCATAGATCTCCACAATCCAGATTTAACAATCAACGTCCACATCCATCAAGACCGTTGTACTTTAAGCTTAGATAGTTCAGGTACAAGTTTACATCGACGCGGTTATCGCCAAGCAATGGGTGCAGCACCCCTTAAAGAAACACTCGCTGCTGCACTTCTAGATATGGCAGAGTGGAAGACAAATACACCGTTTTTAGATCCTTTCTGTGGTTCTGGAACCTTACCGATTGAGGCAGCGTTAAAAGCTTTGAATATTGCACCAGGGTTATTTCGTCCAAAATTTAGTTTTCAAAACTTTCCTGATTTCGATCCTCAATTATGGGAACAACTACTGAAAGAAGCGCAAAATAGTAGACTATCAGAATTACCGGCACCAATTTGGGGAAGCGATCGCGATCCTCATATCCTCGCTCAAGCACGTAGTAATGCTCAACGCTGCGGGATCGAACATCAAATCAAGTTAGCTCAAACTGAATTATCTCAACTAGAAGCTCCAGCCGATTGTGGAATTATTATCTGTAATCCACCATACGGAGAACGAATAGGAGAAACAAAAGAACTAGGGACACTTTATAAAACCCTGGGCGATGTCTTGAAACAACGTTTCACAGGTTGGACAGCTTTTGTTTTAACGGGAAACAAAGAATTAGCTAAAAAAGTTGGATTAAAAGCTGCACGGCGCATTCCCGTCTTCAACGGTGCTTTAGCGTGTACGTTACTTAAGTATGAGCTGTATTAA